In one window of Chryseobacterium sp. JV274 DNA:
- a CDS encoding glycine-rich domain-containing protein — protein sequence METRMLLKDESLWNRIQGFSLDAPGVAFPFSKKLAKEESWSLDFAKKAIEEYKKFVYLCCILPNGASPSEIVDKVWHLHLIYTQNYWEEFCPNILKRPLHHYPSKGGNTERVKHENWFEDTMSGYRNIFQQEAPEEIWKGKKKESKVRRWMKKMAFFSPIFILLLLFSCTEGGGFTGLLVTAVIFAIIFILGTITSIIGDGEISDPNRKDKQSNDGGGGGSCGGSSCSGGGGCGGGCGGCGGCGG from the coding sequence ATGGAAACAAGAATGTTATTAAAAGATGAATCCCTCTGGAACCGGATACAGGGATTTTCGCTGGATGCTCCCGGCGTTGCTTTCCCTTTTTCAAAAAAACTGGCAAAAGAAGAAAGCTGGAGCCTTGATTTTGCAAAAAAAGCGATAGAAGAATATAAAAAGTTTGTCTATCTCTGCTGTATTCTTCCCAACGGGGCCTCTCCCAGCGAAATAGTGGATAAAGTATGGCATCTGCATCTGATCTACACCCAGAATTATTGGGAAGAATTCTGTCCGAATATTTTAAAAAGACCGCTTCACCATTATCCTTCTAAAGGAGGAAACACAGAAAGAGTGAAGCATGAGAATTGGTTTGAAGATACGATGTCCGGCTACAGGAACATATTTCAGCAGGAAGCACCCGAAGAAATATGGAAAGGGAAAAAGAAAGAATCTAAAGTAAGACGCTGGATGAAAAAGATGGCCTTTTTTTCTCCAATTTTTATTTTATTGCTGCTGTTTTCCTGTACAGAAGGAGGAGGATTCACCGGATTGTTGGTCACGGCAGTGATTTTTGCCATTATTTTTATTTTGGGAACAATAACCTCAATCATAGGAGATGGTGAAATTTCCGATCCTAATAGAAAGGATAAGCAAAGCAATGATGGAGGAGGAGGTGGAAGCTGCGGAGGATCGAGCTGCAGCGGAGGAGGTGGTTGTGGCGGAGGCTGTGGTGGTTGTGGGGGATGTGGAGGATAA
- a CDS encoding LytR/AlgR family response regulator transcription factor, which produces MIKTVIIEDEKPASRKLERMLSNFPEIEIVAKIESVEEGVVWFSENEHPQLIFSDIVLGDGLSFDIFEKIPTKGFIIYTTAFDQYTLKAFKLNSIDYLLKPILDEDLEGAVEKFKSFIPANDTNGSQDIKQLIRKEKSTLSRVLVKIGYNLKIIQTQEISCFFSENKIVYLQTEDRIYPSDFTLDELEDVLDEKKFFRVNRQFIVSSDYIKNIHTSPYYKVDMEFQPEEEITVSRDRVKDFKDWLVS; this is translated from the coding sequence ATGATCAAAACTGTCATTATAGAAGATGAAAAACCTGCTTCAAGGAAATTAGAACGTATGCTGAGTAATTTTCCTGAAATAGAGATCGTTGCGAAAATAGAATCAGTAGAAGAAGGAGTTGTCTGGTTTTCTGAAAACGAACATCCGCAGCTGATCTTTTCTGATATTGTTTTAGGTGACGGACTGTCCTTTGATATCTTTGAAAAAATTCCAACGAAAGGATTCATCATCTATACCACGGCTTTTGATCAGTATACACTGAAAGCTTTTAAGCTGAACAGTATTGATTATCTTTTAAAACCTATTCTTGATGAAGATCTGGAAGGCGCAGTAGAGAAGTTTAAATCCTTTATTCCTGCCAATGATACGAATGGTTCTCAGGATATCAAACAGCTGATCAGAAAAGAGAAATCTACACTGTCCAGAGTTCTGGTAAAAATCGGGTATAACCTTAAAATTATCCAGACTCAGGAAATAAGCTGTTTTTTCAGTGAGAATAAAATCGTTTATCTTCAGACAGAAGACCGTATCTATCCATCAGATTTTACACTTGATGAGCTGGAAGATGTTCTGGATGAGAAAAAATTTTTCAGAGTAAACAGACAGTTTATTGTAAGCTCAGATTATATTAAAAATATCCATACATCACCTTATTATAAAGTGGATATGGAGTTTCAGCCTGAAGAAGAAATTACAGTAAGCAGAGACCGCGTCAAAGACTTCAAAGATTGGCTGGTCAGTTGA
- a CDS encoding 2TM domain-containing protein, which yields MNYETASTRTNNIRKFYKSIFIFAIFAALIIPDDIFGEKIINFRLFDRYTILGIWGFIILIKAVKLFLFDSEWERNMIEKELEKEKKPIKY from the coding sequence ATGAATTACGAAACTGCAAGCACAAGAACGAACAACATCAGAAAATTCTATAAAAGCATTTTTATATTTGCAATCTTTGCTGCTCTTATCATTCCGGATGATATTTTTGGCGAAAAGATTATTAATTTTCGATTGTTTGACCGATATACTATCCTTGGGATCTGGGGATTTATTATTCTCATTAAAGCCGTAAAACTGTTTCTTTTTGATTCTGAATGGGAAAGAAATATGATTGAAAAAGAGCTTGAGAAGGAGAAAAAGCCAATAAAATATTAA
- the mnmA gene encoding tRNA 2-thiouridine(34) synthase MnmA: protein MKIVVGLSGGVDSSVTAYLLQQQGHEVVALFMRNWNDASVTLEDECPWIEDSNDALMVAQKLGIPFQVIDMSELYKERIVDYMFAEYEKGRTPNPDVLCNREVKFDVFMKTAMSLGADKVATGHYARVNSTFDENGKEIFHLLAGKDNNKDQSYFLCQLSQDQLSKALFPIGELTKPQVREIAKEIGLVTADKKDSQGLCFIGKVSLPQFLQQQLKPNEGEIVEIFKDSPLFSEEKPEFASKEEELEFLSRKINYKKSDGKVIGKHQGAQFFTIGQSRGLGIGGHKESCFIISREMENNIIFVGEGSHFPGLHKKALKIDNSELHWVREDMKLQSGESMEVMARFRYRQALQKAILYQFENALYIEFDELQSAIAEGQFAAWYIDDELIGSGVIA, encoded by the coding sequence ATGAAAATAGTAGTAGGCCTCTCCGGAGGTGTAGATTCTAGTGTTACAGCGTATTTGCTGCAACAGCAAGGCCATGAAGTGGTGGCTTTGTTTATGAGAAACTGGAACGATGCTTCCGTAACTCTGGAAGATGAATGTCCCTGGATTGAGGACAGTAATGATGCCCTTATGGTGGCACAAAAGCTTGGAATTCCTTTTCAGGTGATAGACATGAGTGAACTTTACAAGGAACGTATCGTTGATTATATGTTTGCAGAATATGAAAAAGGAAGAACTCCCAACCCGGATGTATTATGTAACAGAGAAGTAAAATTCGATGTTTTCATGAAGACCGCAATGTCATTGGGGGCAGATAAGGTGGCAACCGGACATTATGCAAGAGTAAACTCTACTTTTGACGAAAACGGAAAAGAAATTTTCCACCTTCTTGCCGGAAAAGACAACAATAAAGATCAGTCTTATTTCCTTTGCCAGCTAAGCCAGGATCAACTTTCAAAAGCGTTGTTCCCTATCGGAGAACTTACAAAACCTCAGGTAAGAGAAATCGCAAAGGAGATCGGGTTGGTAACAGCAGATAAAAAGGATTCTCAGGGATTATGTTTTATCGGGAAGGTGAGCCTTCCACAGTTTTTACAGCAACAATTGAAGCCCAATGAAGGGGAAATTGTAGAAATTTTCAAAGATTCACCTTTATTTTCGGAAGAAAAACCAGAATTCGCTTCTAAAGAAGAAGAACTTGAGTTTTTATCCAGAAAAATCAACTATAAAAAGTCTGACGGAAAAGTAATCGGGAAACATCAGGGAGCCCAGTTTTTCACCATCGGACAAAGCCGGGGCCTTGGAATAGGCGGGCACAAGGAAAGCTGTTTTATTATCTCCAGAGAGATGGAAAACAATATCATTTTCGTGGGAGAAGGAAGCCATTTCCCTGGTCTTCACAAAAAAGCATTGAAAATAGATAATTCTGAACTGCACTGGGTACGTGAGGATATGAAACTTCAGAGTGGAGAATCTATGGAAGTAATGGCCAGATTCCGATACAGACAGGCTTTGCAGAAAGCAATTCTGTATCAGTTTGAAAATGCATTATATATTGAGTTTGATGAACTTCAGTCTGCCATTGCGGAAGGACAGTTTGCTGCATGGTATATTGATGATGAACTTATCGGAAGCGGTGTGATTGCGTAA
- a CDS encoding 2TM domain-containing protein — protein sequence MEILPNKETIAYRKASRRVKELKEFYGNLTSYCIVIPFLAILNLMTAPGYLWFLWPALGWGIGIAFHAINVFGIGKSWEERKIKELMEKEEKGKIKTF from the coding sequence ATGGAAATTTTACCAAATAAAGAGACCATTGCTTACAGAAAAGCATCCAGAAGAGTGAAAGAATTAAAAGAATTTTATGGAAATCTTACTTCTTATTGTATTGTTATTCCATTTCTGGCAATACTGAATCTTATGACCGCTCCCGGATACCTGTGGTTTTTATGGCCGGCGCTGGGCTGGGGAATAGGAATTGCGTTTCATGCAATAAATGTATTCGGAATTGGAAAAAGCTGGGAAGAAAGAAAGATAAAAGAACTGATGGAGAAAGAGGAAAAAGGAAAAATAAAAACATTCTAA
- a CDS encoding glycosyltransferase, which yields MKKKILVSAFSSLYTDQRIEKVCKTLFDNGYPIELIGNDWEGNETMERPYPFSRIGLTSKSLKTAYFEFNWKLYHELKKKADKDTILHANDIDALLPNYLIAKKLNIPLVFDSHEIFTEMPSVQNRFSQKFWRVLERKLVPYVKFMMTESESYAEWFHEKYKVNPVVVRNIPRKILSAPEIPENHPKIILYQGAINQSRGIEKMIAAMHHIKDAVLKIAGDGPKKKEYEELVIQEKLQDKVFFLGKLKPENLREITKTADVGFSLEENNGVSYYYSLPNKVCDYIQSRVPLVMINFPEMQRIKNQFNVGEIITDHQPETIEKAINLVLERGRLYYQGELNKAADVFCWENEETKILQLFEKASR from the coding sequence ATGAAGAAAAAAATACTAGTATCTGCCTTTAGCAGTTTGTATACCGATCAGCGAATAGAAAAGGTATGCAAAACCCTTTTTGACAACGGATATCCCATTGAATTGATCGGAAACGATTGGGAAGGAAATGAGACAATGGAACGTCCTTATCCTTTTTCAAGAATAGGACTGACGTCAAAAAGCCTAAAGACAGCTTATTTTGAGTTCAACTGGAAATTATACCATGAGCTTAAGAAAAAAGCAGACAAAGATACTATCCTTCATGCCAATGACATTGATGCGCTTCTGCCAAATTATCTCATTGCCAAAAAACTCAATATTCCATTGGTCTTTGACAGCCATGAAATTTTCACGGAAATGCCATCAGTACAAAACAGGTTTTCACAAAAATTCTGGAGAGTGCTGGAAAGAAAGCTGGTTCCTTATGTGAAATTTATGATGACAGAAAGTGAAAGCTATGCTGAGTGGTTTCACGAAAAATATAAGGTAAACCCGGTAGTTGTCAGAAATATCCCGAGAAAAATTCTTTCTGCCCCTGAAATTCCTGAAAACCATCCTAAAATTATTCTGTATCAGGGAGCGATTAATCAATCCAGAGGAATTGAAAAAATGATTGCCGCCATGCATCATATTAAAGATGCTGTTCTGAAAATTGCTGGTGACGGACCGAAGAAAAAAGAATATGAAGAACTTGTCATTCAGGAAAAACTGCAGGACAAAGTCTTTTTCCTGGGTAAACTGAAACCGGAAAATCTCAGAGAAATTACAAAAACAGCAGATGTAGGATTTAGTCTTGAAGAGAATAACGGAGTTAGTTATTATTACTCACTTCCCAATAAAGTTTGTGACTATATCCAGTCCAGAGTGCCGCTTGTTATGATTAATTTCCCGGAAATGCAGCGTATAAAAAATCAGTTTAATGTAGGAGAGATCATTACAGATCATCAGCCTGAAACGATTGAAAAAGCAATTAATCTGGTTCTTGAAAGAGGAAGACTGTACTATCAGGGCGAATTGAACAAAGCTGCAGATGTATTTTGCTGGGAGAACGAAGAAACAAAAATTCTTCAGCTTTTTGAAAAAGCATCCCGGTAA
- a CDS encoding methyltransferase family protein, whose protein sequence is MNTLSTLFYISMAAWFLTEFLYKNMLKSGKEDQKNKDKSTLNILWLAIPFSIMSSIFISYNTHFTIAAGIWILYLGELLILTGIIFRYMIIRSLGKYFTVDVTIRQDHKIKKEGFYKYLRHPSYAFSLLTSLGLGLYLNNWLSLVFAFVPPFLAFAHRIKIEEQALVEQFGDEYIEYRKSTKKLIPFIY, encoded by the coding sequence ATGAACACTTTGTCAACGCTATTCTACATTTCAATGGCCGCCTGGTTTCTTACAGAATTTCTTTACAAAAACATGTTGAAATCCGGTAAAGAAGATCAAAAGAACAAAGATAAATCAACATTGAATATTCTATGGCTTGCCATTCCTTTTTCTATAATGAGTTCGATATTCATATCTTATAACACTCATTTTACGATTGCTGCAGGAATTTGGATTCTTTATCTGGGAGAACTCCTCATTCTTACCGGAATTATTTTCAGATATATGATCATCAGATCCCTGGGAAAATATTTTACCGTAGATGTTACCATCAGACAGGATCATAAAATCAAAAAAGAAGGGTTTTATAAATATCTGAGACATCCTTCTTATGCCTTTTCCCTGCTAACCTCTCTTGGTCTTGGTTTGTATTTGAATAACTGGCTGTCTTTAGTCTTTGCTTTTGTACCTCCGTTTTTAGCCTTCGCCCACAGGATTAAGATCGAAGAACAGGCTTTGGTAGAGCAGTTCGGTGATGAATATATTGAATACAGAAAAAGTACAAAGAAGCTGATCCCGTTTATCTATTAA
- a CDS encoding DUF6051 family protein has translation MEYYELYEVLKSHFDSGKDRVEIKELNVTIEAVPFESKVSDLLYGSEHQHCITHQQLLEISEKGYLFYGQPAVDIKDFDIECNKRFTYYILKRADIETVKGCIFFFHGLNEKKWDKYLPWAYELAQRTQKAVILFPIAFHMDRAEPIWSDRHHMMEVVRFRRKKYPENMNFSYVNAAISSRLEAHPQRIFWSGLQTYSDITEVVKEIKNNKIKGISPEADLDLFGYSIGSFLSMIIKMADPNHYFTRSKVFCFCGGMTIDRMFPISKYIMDTQATIKMQSVFTELLSSDFKSDTRLKHYQNEELHPQESWFKKMLRYNYFQREREERIHEIQSQIKAYVLEKDSVAPPIEALNTLRGGYRNINVEVEIKDFPYEYSHMVPFPLAHKHKKEVTEAFHQFVQSASNFYNS, from the coding sequence ATGGAATATTATGAATTGTATGAAGTTTTGAAAAGTCATTTTGATTCCGGAAAAGACAGGGTTGAAATAAAGGAATTAAATGTAACTATTGAGGCTGTTCCTTTTGAATCGAAGGTTTCTGATCTGCTTTATGGTTCGGAACATCAACATTGCATCACCCACCAGCAATTACTGGAAATCAGTGAAAAAGGGTATCTTTTTTATGGTCAGCCTGCAGTGGACATCAAGGATTTCGATATTGAATGCAATAAAAGGTTTACATATTATATACTGAAGAGAGCGGATATAGAAACCGTCAAAGGGTGTATTTTTTTCTTCCATGGCCTGAATGAAAAGAAATGGGACAAATATCTGCCATGGGCATATGAACTGGCCCAGAGAACACAGAAAGCCGTTATTCTGTTTCCTATTGCTTTTCATATGGATCGTGCAGAACCTATCTGGAGTGACCGTCATCACATGATGGAAGTGGTTCGTTTCAGGAGGAAAAAATATCCGGAAAATATGAATTTCTCCTATGTGAATGCTGCGATAAGCTCAAGGCTGGAAGCACATCCTCAAAGAATATTCTGGTCCGGCCTGCAGACTTATTCTGATATTACTGAAGTAGTAAAAGAGATTAAAAACAATAAAATAAAAGGGATTTCCCCAGAAGCAGATCTGGATTTATTTGGATATTCTATTGGATCTTTTCTTTCAATGATCATTAAAATGGCAGATCCGAACCATTACTTTACCCGGTCTAAAGTTTTCTGTTTTTGTGGAGGAATGACTATTGACAGGATGTTTCCGATATCCAAATACATCATGGATACTCAGGCTACTATTAAAATGCAGTCTGTCTTCACAGAGCTGCTGAGTTCTGATTTTAAATCAGATACCCGTTTGAAACATTATCAGAATGAAGAACTTCATCCGCAGGAAAGCTGGTTCAAAAAAATGCTTCGCTACAATTATTTTCAAAGGGAAAGAGAAGAAAGAATTCATGAAATTCAGTCCCAGATAAAAGCGTATGTCCTGGAAAAAGATAGTGTTGCCCCTCCAATAGAAGCGTTGAATACTTTACGTGGAGGCTACAGGAACATTAATGTAGAAGTAGAAATCAAAGATTTCCCGTATGAGTATTCCCATATGGTTCCGTTTCCTCTTGCTCATAAGCATAAGAAAGAAGTCACAGAAGCCTTTCACCAGTTTGTACAATCTGCCAGTAACTTTTATAACTCCTGA
- a CDS encoding 2TM domain-containing protein — protein MERFDENDIEYQRARREVERLRGFYGHLFAYIAVNAMIVVYNCMNLKPGESYFQFKNFFTATFWGIGVAAHAVTVFLPRINFIRKWEDHKIKELMDKQKNH, from the coding sequence ATGGAAAGATTTGACGAAAATGATATTGAATACCAACGTGCCAGAAGAGAGGTAGAACGGTTACGTGGATTTTACGGACATTTATTCGCTTATATCGCAGTGAATGCTATGATCGTTGTATACAACTGTATGAACCTGAAACCCGGTGAAAGTTATTTTCAGTTTAAAAACTTTTTTACAGCCACTTTCTGGGGAATAGGAGTTGCAGCACACGCTGTTACGGTTTTTTTACCCCGTATTAATTTTATCAGGAAATGGGAAGACCATAAGATTAAAGAACTCATGGATAAGCAGAAAAATCATTAA
- a CDS encoding ATP-dependent Clp protease ATP-binding subunit, producing MDYKFSQGLSQVFKQSKSEAKRLKSEFLNTEHLLLGIIKTENSAKEILQNLNADLTQIRRKIETLNTASLNPISEEVTNISFTKMADHAIKRAELECRQYKSNEINTVHLLLGILYKYEDPTSNILGAYDIDYEGVSREYQTMLKNSGQSPQMSAYDDDDEREEFEQMRKPTGNLGSAKSKTPTLDNFGRDLTSLARDGKLDPVIGREKEIERVSQILSRRKKNNPLLIGEPGVGKSAIAEGLALRIQQKKVSRVLYGKRVITLDLASLVAGTKYRGQFEERMKAIMTELEKNRDVILFIDELHTIVGAGSSTGSLDASNMFKPALARGEIQCIGATTLDEYRQYIEKDGALERRFQKVMVEPTSIDETIQILNQIKDKYEEHHNVIYTPEAINACVNLTARYITDRFLPDKAIDAMDEAGSRVYIKNMKVPTEIIDFEKKIEDIKELKQKAVKAQDYLEARKLKDEEERLQMELNAAQEKWDKDVKEKKETVSEESVAEVVSMMSGVPVTKVGKNELDKLAQMDEKLNGKVIGQEDAVKKVVKAIQRNRAGLKDPNRPIGTFIFLGTTGVGKTELAKVMARELFESDESLIRIDMSEYMEKFAVSRLVGAPPGYVGYEEGGQLTEAVRRKPYAVVLLDEIEKAHPDVFNILLQILDEGHVTDSLGRKIDFRNTIIILTSNIGTRDLKDFGDGVGFGTSAKKTSSDTRARSTIESALKKAFAPEFLNRIDDIVIFNSLVQDDIKKIIDIELNKLYGRLEKLGYKVDLTEDAKNFISEKGWDKDFGARPLKRAIQKYIEDLLAEMLVNKQLNEGETVVLDLNDAKDGLIGKTQKAKKSAAEKSSQS from the coding sequence ATGGATTATAAGTTTTCACAAGGTTTGAGCCAGGTGTTCAAACAAAGCAAAAGCGAAGCTAAAAGGCTGAAAAGTGAATTTCTTAATACAGAACATCTACTTTTAGGTATTATAAAAACGGAAAACTCTGCAAAAGAAATCCTTCAAAACCTTAATGCGGATTTAACACAAATCAGAAGAAAAATTGAAACTTTAAATACAGCAAGTCTAAATCCTATTTCTGAAGAGGTTACCAATATTTCTTTCACCAAGATGGCAGACCATGCCATTAAACGTGCAGAGCTAGAATGCCGTCAATATAAAAGCAATGAAATTAATACCGTTCACCTGCTTTTAGGTATTCTTTATAAATATGAGGATCCTACTTCAAATATCCTGGGAGCTTATGACATAGACTATGAGGGAGTTTCAAGAGAATACCAGACTATGCTTAAAAATTCAGGCCAGTCTCCACAGATGAGTGCTTATGATGACGATGATGAAAGAGAAGAATTTGAGCAAATGAGAAAGCCTACAGGAAATCTAGGTTCTGCAAAAAGTAAAACACCTACATTGGATAACTTTGGTAGAGACCTTACTTCTTTGGCCAGGGATGGAAAGCTAGACCCGGTAATCGGCCGTGAAAAAGAAATTGAGAGAGTTTCTCAGATCTTATCCCGTAGAAAGAAAAACAATCCTCTTCTTATTGGAGAGCCGGGAGTTGGTAAATCTGCTATTGCTGAAGGTTTAGCATTAAGAATTCAACAGAAAAAAGTGTCAAGAGTTCTTTACGGAAAACGTGTGATCACTTTAGACCTGGCAAGTTTAGTTGCCGGAACTAAATACCGTGGTCAGTTTGAAGAAAGAATGAAGGCCATCATGACGGAACTGGAAAAAAACAGAGATGTCATCTTATTTATTGATGAGCTTCATACGATTGTAGGAGCGGGAAGTTCTACAGGAAGTTTAGATGCTTCCAATATGTTCAAACCGGCTTTGGCAAGAGGAGAAATTCAATGCATCGGGGCTACGACTCTGGATGAATATCGTCAGTATATTGAAAAAGACGGTGCTTTAGAAAGAAGATTCCAGAAAGTAATGGTGGAGCCTACTTCTATTGATGAAACCATTCAGATTCTGAACCAGATTAAGGATAAGTATGAAGAACACCACAATGTAATTTATACGCCTGAAGCAATTAATGCCTGTGTCAATCTGACAGCAAGATATATTACAGACCGTTTCTTACCGGACAAAGCGATTGATGCAATGGACGAAGCTGGGTCAAGAGTTTACATCAAGAACATGAAAGTTCCTACGGAGATCATTGATTTTGAAAAGAAAATTGAAGATATCAAAGAACTGAAGCAGAAAGCTGTAAAAGCTCAGGATTATCTTGAGGCAAGAAAGCTTAAAGATGAAGAGGAAAGACTTCAGATGGAACTGAATGCTGCTCAGGAAAAATGGGATAAAGATGTAAAAGAGAAAAAAGAAACCGTGAGTGAGGAAAGTGTAGCGGAAGTGGTTTCTATGATGAGTGGAGTTCCTGTAACAAAAGTTGGCAAGAACGAGCTTGATAAGCTTGCCCAGATGGATGAAAAACTGAACGGAAAAGTAATCGGTCAGGAAGATGCTGTGAAAAAAGTTGTGAAAGCAATTCAAAGAAACAGAGCCGGTCTTAAAGATCCAAATCGTCCTATCGGTACATTTATTTTCCTTGGAACAACCGGGGTTGGTAAAACCGAGCTGGCTAAAGTAATGGCGAGAGAACTGTTTGAATCCGACGAATCTTTGATCAGAATTGACATGAGTGAATACATGGAGAAATTCGCAGTTTCAAGATTGGTGGGTGCGCCTCCGGGATACGTAGGATATGAAGAAGGTGGTCAGCTGACTGAAGCGGTAAGAAGAAAACCTTATGCTGTGGTTCTTTTGGATGAGATTGAAAAAGCTCACCCGGATGTATTCAATATTCTGTTACAGATCCTTGATGAAGGTCACGTTACAGACAGCTTAGGGAGAAAAATCGACTTCAGAAATACGATTATCATTCTTACTTCCAATATCGGAACCAGAGATCTTAAAGACTTTGGAGATGGTGTAGGATTCGGAACTTCAGCTAAAAAGACAAGCTCAGATACAAGAGCGAGAAGTACCATTGAAAGTGCTCTTAAGAAAGCATTTGCTCCTGAATTCTTAAACAGAATTGATGACATTGTGATCTTCAACTCTCTTGTTCAGGATGATATCAAGAAGATTATTGATATTGAATTGAACAAATTGTATGGCAGACTTGAAAAATTAGGATATAAAGTTGACTTAACTGAAGATGCTAAAAACTTCATTTCTGAAAAAGGATGGGATAAAGATTTCGGTGCAAGACCATTGAAACGAGCAATCCAGAAATATATTGAAGACTTATTGGCAGAAATGTTGGTAAACAAGCAATTGAATGAAGGAGAAACCGTAGTTCTTGACCTTAATGATGCTAAAGACGGACTGATTGGAAAAACGCAGAAAGCGAAAAAATCAGCTGCTGAGAAGTCTTCTCAATCATAA
- a CDS encoding 2TM domain-containing protein has translation MKRKYFTILLWTSLGTTLFFFLFFNDEKTLNSFLITLLLSTMYSFVLGFGNGFINEFLNRKFPWSEATRTRAVLSIVSIIIGNFILVYFCNYMNYVVIQKTATIQEFFSSKYGVTNWFMINIALLISAFLHAKSFMEELKKTSRKEVVEQKLIAKSANAQFESLKNQLDPHFLFNSLNVLSSLIDENPRQAQKFTASMSKIYRYVLEQKDKELVTVEDEIEFARTYCDLLKTRFEDSVDFTFEVAREDYQKYVVPLSLQLLLENCIKHNFATSSKPLMIRIFSAGNILCIENNLQVREQIKESSGIGLANIVQRYSLLTDRNVFIEKSEDHFKVKLPMLLNKPQVSSAKPEDDSAAYKRAQKRVKEMKSFYMNLISYCTVCSFLIFINLYTSSRNQWFWFPVLGWGIGVASHAFQVFGVGESWQEKKIREIMNKQKK, from the coding sequence ATGAAACGGAAATACTTTACCATATTACTTTGGACGTCATTAGGAACCACATTATTTTTCTTTTTGTTTTTTAATGATGAAAAGACTTTGAATTCTTTTCTGATCACGCTGCTTCTTTCAACCATGTATTCCTTTGTACTGGGGTTTGGAAACGGATTTATCAATGAATTTCTCAACAGAAAATTCCCATGGTCGGAAGCTACCCGAACGAGAGCGGTTTTAAGTATTGTTTCCATTATCATCGGGAACTTTATTCTGGTCTATTTCTGTAATTATATGAACTATGTGGTGATTCAGAAAACGGCTACCATACAAGAGTTTTTTTCTTCAAAGTATGGGGTAACGAATTGGTTTATGATCAATATTGCTCTTTTGATCTCTGCCTTTCTTCATGCTAAAAGCTTTATGGAAGAGCTGAAAAAGACTTCCAGAAAAGAAGTAGTAGAGCAGAAGCTAATCGCGAAATCAGCAAACGCTCAGTTTGAAAGTTTAAAAAATCAGCTGGATCCTCATTTCCTTTTCAATTCTCTGAATGTTTTAAGCTCACTGATTGATGAGAATCCGCGCCAAGCTCAGAAGTTTACCGCTTCAATGTCAAAGATTTACCGTTATGTACTTGAACAGAAAGATAAAGAGCTTGTAACGGTGGAAGATGAAATAGAATTTGCCAGAACATATTGTGACCTTTTGAAAACAAGATTTGAAGACAGTGTAGATTTTACTTTTGAAGTTGCCCGGGAAGATTACCAGAAATATGTTGTTCCGCTGTCTTTACAGCTGCTGCTGGAAAACTGTATCAAACATAATTTCGCTACGTCATCAAAACCTTTGATGATAAGAATTTTTTCAGCGGGAAATATACTTTGTATTGAAAATAACTTACAGGTAAGAGAGCAGATCAAAGAAAGTTCGGGAATTGGTCTTGCCAATATTGTACAGCGTTATTCTCTGCTTACCGATCGAAATGTATTCATAGAAAAGTCAGAGGATCATTTTAAAGTAAAACTTCCGATGCTTTTGAATAAACCGCAAGTTTCCAGTGCAAAACCTGAAGATGATTCTGCTGCGTACAAGCGTGCACAGAAGAGAGTAAAAGAAATGAAAAGCTTTTATATGAATCTTATTTCTTACTGCACTGTATGTTCCTTTTTAATCTTTATCAATCTTTACACCAGCAGCAGAAATCAGTGGTTTTGGTTTCCGGTACTGGGGTGGGGAATTGGGGTTGCTTCCCATGCCTTTCAGGTGTTTGGAGTAGGAGAATCATGGCAGGAAAAGAAGATTCGTGAAATTATGAACAAACAAAAAAAATAA